The proteins below are encoded in one region of SAR324 cluster bacterium:
- the ndk gene encoding nucleoside-diphosphate kinase translates to MALERTLSIIKPDGVKRNLIGQIFSRFEANDLRIVATKMLHLSLREAEGFYTVHRGRPFYGELTEYMSSGPVVVSVLEGGNAINRHRDVMGATNPAQAAEGTIRKDFALSIGENTVHGSDAPETAATEIAYFFAETEIVNSAD, encoded by the coding sequence ATGGCACTGGAACGAACTCTCTCGATCATCAAGCCCGATGGCGTCAAGCGTAACTTGATTGGCCAGATTTTTTCTCGCTTTGAAGCCAACGACCTGCGGATTGTCGCAACCAAGATGCTGCACCTCTCTCTGCGTGAAGCCGAAGGCTTCTACACAGTGCACCGAGGACGCCCCTTCTACGGAGAGTTGACCGAGTACATGAGCTCGGGGCCTGTTGTGGTCAGTGTGTTGGAAGGTGGCAACGCCATCAATCGTCATCGTGATGTGATGGGTGCCACCAACCCAGCCCAAGCTGCAGAGGGAACGATTCGCAAGGACTTCGCCCTGAGCATTGGAGAGAACACAGTCCATGGTTCTGATGCCCCAGAGACAGCAGCGACAGAGATTGCCTACTTCTTTGCGGAAACAGAGATTGTCAACAGTGCAGATTGA
- the hisH gene encoding imidazole glycerol phosphate synthase subunit HisH, protein MSLSVIIDYKVGNLHNLKNALDYLKLPVAIVEEPEAVRQADRILFPGVGAFGPAMQHLRDSGLLEVMEEKVQSGTPLLGICVGAQLLMELGQEDGPHKGLGWIAGEVQRFQHQLKIPQIGWNEVEFRKPDPLFQGLCDRGHFYFVHSYHLRPNDPEVVLGETEYGYLFASVVRKDNVWGVQFHPEKSQQAGLQLLQNFCTLT, encoded by the coding sequence GTGAGCCTGAGTGTGATCATCGACTACAAAGTCGGTAATCTGCACAACCTCAAAAACGCCCTGGATTACCTGAAGTTGCCAGTTGCGATCGTGGAAGAGCCGGAAGCTGTCCGTCAAGCAGATCGAATTCTCTTCCCTGGAGTGGGTGCCTTTGGCCCAGCGATGCAGCATCTTCGTGATTCTGGACTGCTGGAGGTGATGGAGGAGAAGGTCCAGTCTGGCACTCCGCTATTGGGGATCTGTGTTGGCGCTCAGTTGCTGATGGAGTTGGGTCAAGAAGACGGTCCGCACAAGGGTCTGGGATGGATTGCTGGAGAAGTCCAGCGCTTTCAGCACCAACTCAAGATTCCACAGATTGGCTGGAACGAGGTCGAGTTCCGCAAGCCAGATCCATTATTTCAGGGATTGTGTGACCGCGGTCACTTCTACTTCGTGCACTCCTACCACCTGCGACCAAATGATCCAGAGGTGGTGCTGGGTGAGACGGAGTACGGCTATCTTTTTGCCTCGGTTGTACGCAAAGATAACGTCTGGGGGGTGCAGTTTCACCCGGAGAAGAGCCAGCAGGCAGGTCTGCAGCTACTGCAAAATTTCTGCACCTTGACTTAA
- the hisB gene encoding imidazoleglycerol-phosphate dehydratase HisB has translation MRQVSKQRNTRETKIQLTINLDGSGRVAVRSGIGYLDHMLEQLAFHGLFDLELQCEGDLEVDCHHTVEDISLALGAAVLEALGDKQGIVRYGQMYVPMDEALVRTVLDLSGRPDFVFQGEFRQPAIGALDTQMIPHFFKSFAIASKTTLHMAILYGENDHHKCEGLFKSFARALRQATELDPRRAGVTSTKGVL, from the coding sequence ATGCGACAAGTCAGCAAACAACGAAATACGCGCGAAACCAAAATCCAATTGACGATCAACCTGGATGGCAGCGGTAGGGTCGCTGTGCGCTCCGGTATCGGCTACCTGGATCACATGCTGGAGCAGTTGGCATTCCATGGTTTGTTTGATCTGGAGCTTCAGTGCGAGGGAGATCTGGAGGTAGATTGTCACCACACGGTCGAGGACATCTCTCTGGCCTTGGGTGCTGCCGTTCTTGAAGCGCTGGGAGACAAGCAGGGCATCGTTCGCTACGGTCAGATGTATGTGCCGATGGACGAGGCCTTGGTGCGCACTGTGCTGGACTTGAGTGGTCGGCCAGATTTTGTATTCCAGGGGGAATTTCGTCAGCCAGCAATCGGTGCACTGGACACCCAGATGATTCCACACTTCTTCAAGTCCTTTGCGATCGCCTCGAAGACCACTCTCCACATGGCAATCCTGTACGGTGAGAATGACCACCACAAATGTGAGGGGCTGTTCAAGTCCTTCGCCAGGGCCTTACGGCAAGCCACGGAGCTGGACCCAAGACGCGCTGGTGTCACTTCAACGAAGGGCGTGCTGTGA